The Rhodothermales bacterium genome has a window encoding:
- a CDS encoding DUF1304 domain-containing protein: MNFAASIVILLVALLHVYFLVLEMFLWDKPAGLRAFGQTREAAVASKVLAANQGLYNGFLAAGLIWGL, encoded by the coding sequence ATGAACTTCGCCGCCAGCATCGTAATCCTCCTTGTCGCCCTCCTGCACGTGTATTTCCTCGTGCTCGAGATGTTTTTGTGGGACAAACCCGCCGGCCTGCGCGCCTTCGGCCAGACTCGCGAAGCCGCGGTAGCCTCGAAGGTGCTGGCGGCGAACCAGGGGCTTTATAATGGATTTCTGGCGGCCGGCCTCATCTGGGGGCTG
- a CDS encoding DinB family protein, giving the protein MTATLPEPWLRGPLPDIPPLLQPAGHALVMALEDTLSASAGLTDEQLWAHPGGAGSVGFHLAHLAGSTDRLLTYARGEGLSDAQLRILSAEKTLSQTRPALAVLAAAWRDTVEAALYQLGETPESILTDARFVGRARLPSTVIGLLFHAAEHASRHTGQLVTMAKVVRG; this is encoded by the coding sequence ATGACCGCGACCTTGCCCGAGCCCTGGCTGCGTGGCCCGTTACCGGATATCCCGCCGCTCTTGCAGCCGGCGGGACACGCGCTCGTCATGGCGCTGGAGGATACGCTCAGCGCGTCCGCCGGCCTTACCGACGAACAGCTGTGGGCGCATCCCGGCGGCGCCGGCTCGGTCGGTTTCCACCTTGCCCACCTGGCTGGCAGTACGGACCGTCTGCTGACCTACGCCCGGGGCGAGGGGCTTTCCGACGCCCAGCTGCGGATTCTCTCCGCCGAGAAGACCCTGTCCCAGACTCGGCCGGCGCTTGCTGTGCTGGCCGCTGCCTGGCGGGACACCGTGGAGGCGGCGCTCTATCAACTGGGTGAGACCCCGGAATCGATCCTCACGGACGCCCGGTTCGTCGGCCGCGCCAGGTTGCCGTCGACCGTCATCGGGTTACTCTTTCACGCTGCCGAACACGCCTCGCGCCACACCGGCCAGCTTGTGACGATGGCGAAGGTCGTGCGTGGGTGA
- the floA gene encoding flotillin-like protein FloA (flotillin-like protein involved in membrane lipid rafts) → MQEYFESIGTFALIVLVFGVLALGYLYYLVPVRLWITAIFSGVPIKLVQDLVGMRLRRVPPEAIIMPLIAAHQAGIHIDTSLLEAHYMAGGHVQQVVRALISAQKAGIDLTFEKATAIDLAGRDVFEAVQVSVQPRVIQTPPISAVARDGVQLRVVSRVTVRVNIARLVGGAGEATIMARVGEGIVSTIGSSETYAQVLENPAAISKKVLDAGLDSGTAFEILSIDIADVDVIENIGAKLQIDQAKADLRVAFARSEERRAAAIALQQEMKAEIQEQRAKLVEAEASIPMAIADAFRKGRLLRGANPPKSLPPAP, encoded by the coding sequence ATGCAAGAATACTTCGAATCCATCGGTACCTTTGCCCTGATTGTGCTTGTTTTTGGCGTTCTTGCGCTCGGTTACCTGTATTACCTCGTACCCGTTCGCCTCTGGATTACGGCAATTTTTTCGGGTGTGCCCATCAAGCTCGTCCAGGACCTCGTGGGCATGCGCCTGCGCCGGGTACCACCGGAAGCCATCATCATGCCCCTGATTGCCGCGCACCAGGCCGGCATCCACATCGATACCTCGCTCCTTGAGGCGCATTATATGGCCGGAGGGCACGTCCAGCAGGTCGTGCGCGCACTCATCTCGGCCCAGAAAGCGGGGATCGACCTGACGTTTGAGAAGGCCACGGCCATCGACCTCGCCGGGCGCGACGTGTTCGAGGCCGTGCAGGTGTCCGTGCAGCCGCGGGTGATCCAAACGCCGCCCATCTCGGCCGTTGCGCGTGATGGCGTGCAGCTGCGTGTGGTGAGCCGCGTGACGGTGCGCGTCAACATTGCGCGGCTCGTCGGCGGCGCCGGCGAGGCCACCATCATGGCCCGCGTTGGTGAGGGGATCGTGTCAACGATAGGTTCTTCGGAGACCTACGCCCAGGTGCTGGAGAACCCGGCGGCGATATCGAAAAAAGTCCTCGACGCCGGCCTGGACAGCGGCACGGCGTTCGAGATCCTCTCGATCGACATCGCGGATGTGGATGTGATCGAAAACATCGGGGCCAAGCTGCAGATCGATCAGGCGAAGGCTGATCTCCGGGTGGCCTTCGCACGCTCCGAAGAACGCCGCGCCGCCGCCATCGCCTTGCAACAGGAGATGAAGGCGGAAATCCAGGAGCAACGCGCGAAGCTCGTCGAGGCCGAGGCCAGCATCCCCATGGCCATCGCCGACGCGTTCCGCAAGGGCCGGCTGCTCCGGGGCGCCAACCCGCCGAAATCGCTGCCGCCTGCTCCATGA